One window of Thermacetogenium phaeum DSM 12270 genomic DNA carries:
- a CDS encoding WecB/TagA/CpsF family glycosyltransferase yields the protein MAGMPPERRNVLGVGIHPLTLSGAVELIGSWINSGSPVTRQVVTLNPEMLYRAQSDPALRDLLNGADLVVPDGHGIVWAGRRLGCPFPERVAGIDLISSLAERGARQGWRFYLLGAKPGVAAAAAENLCRSYPGLAIAGAEHGYFRKDELARVLAGIRAARPDLLLVGLGSPRQEFFIWAHRRELGVPVAIGVGGSFDVISGRLRRAPRILQRLRLEWLFRAIQEPRRWRRLLVLPSYVLLVLRQPREGGCRGGKKVFQERKK from the coding sequence ATGGCTGGAATGCCTCCTGAAAGACGAAATGTTTTAGGGGTGGGAATCCACCCTTTAACTTTGAGCGGAGCCGTGGAGCTGATCGGGAGCTGGATCAACTCCGGATCGCCGGTCACCCGTCAGGTGGTCACCCTTAATCCGGAGATGCTCTACCGCGCCCAGAGCGACCCGGCCCTGCGCGACCTTCTGAACGGTGCCGACCTGGTGGTTCCCGACGGTCATGGGATTGTTTGGGCGGGGCGCCGCCTCGGCTGCCCTTTTCCCGAACGGGTGGCGGGGATCGACTTGATCTCCTCCCTGGCGGAGAGGGGAGCGCGGCAGGGGTGGCGCTTTTACCTGCTCGGGGCGAAACCAGGGGTGGCGGCAGCCGCCGCCGAGAATCTGTGCCGGAGCTATCCCGGTCTCGCCATAGCGGGAGCGGAGCACGGCTATTTCAGGAAGGACGAATTGGCGAGGGTGCTCGCAGGTATCCGGGCGGCCAGGCCGGACCTGCTGTTGGTCGGGTTGGGTTCTCCGAGACAGGAATTCTTTATCTGGGCGCATAGAAGGGAATTGGGCGTGCCTGTTGCCATCGGCGTGGGGGGGAGTTTCGACGTAATCTCCGGCAGGCTCAGGCGCGCCCCCCGGATCTTGCAGCGGCTGCGCCTGGAATGGCTCTTCCGGGCAATTCAGGAGCCGCGGCGTTGGCGGCGCCTGCTGGTTCTGCCCTCCTATGTCCTGCTGGTGCTCCGGCAGCCCCGGGAAGGGGGATGTCGGGGAGGCAAAAAAGTCTTCCAGGAACGTAAGAAATGA
- the scfA gene encoding six-cysteine ranthipeptide SCIFF — MKGKKHVRTVVAGSLRKPRLERGCGECQVSCQSACKTSCTVGNQACSLKQE; from the coding sequence ATGAAAGGGAAAAAACACGTCAGGACTGTTGTGGCGGGGTCGCTGAGGAAGCCGCGCCTGGAGCGGGGCTGCGGTGAGTGTCAGGTATCCTGTCAGTCCGCCTGCAAGACTTCTTGCACTGTGGGGAATCAGGCTTGCAGCCTCAAGCAGGAGTAG
- a CDS encoding DUF4349 domain-containing protein: MKCREAERLFYEVGEERLDPEALLSLRAHEESCSRCRQEFAAWRVYRKAFESEAMRITPPPGFAARVISRLEEAAPSTGSSRRGILEAFRRNVLVKGAIAAAAALALLTGSLAFAEKYWFNSSAPRIVQEETDRRSTPSGLREDGKIKEIKEEVQVSSPQEEAAPGEAAAEPESGEGETETGNSAPTPVPKPKPEKPAANEDRQYRFMDNKKRVITTTMVKAAVADIEQAHRLALGIAQSEGAEVTSTVTARNDGRANLILRCTVPPERAKSLISRFEELGTVKTRDTSVTDVTNNFSRTLEEYRSLSAKLAEAPEGEKEQLRNQVEFLARQLQEWDEASEKEVIVLWLED; the protein is encoded by the coding sequence ATGAAATGCCGGGAAGCGGAGAGACTCTTTTACGAAGTAGGAGAAGAGCGTCTCGACCCGGAGGCGCTGTTGTCCTTGCGCGCTCATGAGGAATCCTGCTCACGCTGCCGGCAGGAGTTTGCTGCCTGGCGGGTCTACCGCAAAGCCTTCGAGAGCGAGGCAATGCGCATCACCCCGCCGCCCGGTTTTGCAGCAAGGGTGATCTCCAGGCTGGAGGAAGCCGCTCCGAGCACAGGGAGCAGCAGAAGAGGAATTCTGGAAGCGTTCAGAAGGAACGTCCTGGTAAAGGGAGCGATTGCGGCCGCGGCGGCTCTAGCTCTGCTGACCGGATCCCTGGCCTTTGCGGAGAAATACTGGTTTAACAGCAGCGCCCCCCGGATCGTCCAGGAGGAGACGGACAGGCGGAGCACGCCCAGCGGGTTGCGTGAAGACGGGAAAATTAAAGAAATTAAAGAAGAAGTGCAGGTGAGTTCCCCCCAGGAGGAGGCGGCGCCGGGAGAAGCGGCTGCTGAGCCGGAAAGCGGAGAAGGGGAAACTGAAACCGGCAACAGCGCACCGACACCGGTCCCGAAACCCAAGCCGGAGAAACCTGCCGCCAATGAGGACCGTCAATACCGCTTCATGGACAACAAGAAGCGCGTGATCACTACCACGATGGTGAAGGCCGCTGTAGCCGACATCGAGCAGGCGCACCGGTTGGCCCTGGGAATAGCCCAAAGTGAAGGGGCTGAAGTGACTTCGACCGTGACCGCCCGGAACGACGGCCGGGCCAATTTGATTCTGCGCTGCACCGTCCCCCCGGAGCGGGCGAAAAGCCTCATCTCCCGGTTCGAGGAACTAGGCACGGTCAAAACCAGGGACACATCGGTGACAGACGTTACCAATAACTTCAGCCGCACCCTGGAGGAATACCGCTCCTTGAGCGCAAAACTGGCAGAGGCCCCGGAAGGCGAAAAGGAACAGCTCCGCAACCAGGTTGAGTTCCTCGCCCGGCAGCTGCAGGAGTGGGACGAAGCCAGTGAAAAAGAGGTGATCGTCCTCTGGCTGGAAGATTAA
- the scfB gene encoding thioether cross-link-forming SCIFF peptide maturase codes for MQPQAGVAANRRADVHLFEAGGFYLAFDVNSGSLHRLDEPAWFLLQSYLEGGDWRQACAEAALRFDPPEVEETAAELQELVAEGVLFAAGEEWENYTPGEGLGLKALCLNIAHDCNLACKYCFVPGEVRRRERTMPPEVIAEALDFLLRETPYEYLTVDFFGGEPLLNFEGIKYAVDYALKMGKEKKWKFTVSTNTLLLGEEELEFFREHGFSLVLSCDGRPEVHDSYRVTPGGGNTSRAVRRSLERFLAGVGGAEYYVRGTYTRHNLDFTRDVLYLAGLGAESISLEPVVASPEADYALREEDLPALREEYFRLARALVELEEQGRRVNFYHFCLDLQGGPCVAKRLTGCGAGYQYLAVNPLGEIYPCHQFDGRPEYLLGDVRRGIVATDLQERFRGAHIYRKERCVNCWARFLCGGGCHAQASYHSDDLLKPDPLACRVMQARLEGALYYMALHEELLGAR; via the coding sequence TTGCAGCCTCAAGCAGGAGTAGCCGCTAACCGGCGAGCCGACGTTCACCTCTTTGAGGCCGGCGGCTTCTATCTGGCCTTCGATGTGAACAGCGGTTCTCTGCACAGGCTGGATGAGCCCGCCTGGTTCCTGCTGCAGAGCTATCTGGAAGGCGGGGACTGGCGGCAGGCCTGTGCAGAGGCGGCACTCCGTTTCGATCCCCCGGAGGTAGAGGAAACGGCAGCGGAGCTGCAGGAGCTGGTTGCCGAGGGGGTTCTCTTCGCCGCCGGCGAGGAGTGGGAGAACTACACCCCGGGGGAAGGCCTCGGCCTCAAGGCCCTGTGCCTGAACATCGCCCACGACTGCAATCTGGCCTGCAAATACTGCTTTGTGCCCGGCGAGGTGCGCCGCCGGGAGCGGACCATGCCCCCCGAGGTGATCGCCGAGGCACTGGATTTCCTGCTCCGGGAGACTCCTTATGAATACCTGACCGTCGATTTTTTCGGTGGGGAACCCCTCCTCAATTTTGAAGGGATTAAATACGCCGTTGACTATGCCCTGAAGATGGGGAAGGAAAAGAAGTGGAAGTTTACCGTCAGCACAAATACCCTTCTGCTGGGGGAGGAGGAGCTGGAGTTTTTCCGGGAGCACGGCTTCAGTCTGGTCTTAAGCTGCGACGGCAGGCCGGAGGTGCACGATTCCTACCGGGTGACCCCGGGGGGAGGGAACACCTCCCGGGCGGTGCGGAGGAGCCTGGAAAGGTTCCTTGCCGGTGTCGGAGGCGCCGAGTATTACGTTCGGGGCACCTATACCCGCCATAACCTGGATTTTACCCGGGACGTCCTCTACCTGGCGGGGCTGGGGGCGGAAAGCATTTCCCTGGAGCCGGTGGTGGCTTCTCCGGAGGCTGACTACGCCCTGCGGGAGGAGGACCTTCCCGCTCTGCGGGAGGAGTACTTCCGGCTGGCGCGCGCCCTTGTCGAGCTGGAGGAGCAGGGGCGGAGGGTGAACTTTTATCACTTCTGCCTCGACCTGCAGGGGGGGCCTTGCGTCGCCAAGCGGCTCACCGGGTGTGGGGCAGGGTATCAGTACCTGGCGGTTAATCCCCTGGGGGAGATCTACCCCTGCCATCAGTTCGACGGCCGTCCGGAGTATCTGCTGGGGGACGTCCGTCGGGGGATCGTCGCAACCGATCTGCAGGAAAGATTCAGGGGGGCACATATTTATCGCAAAGAGCGGTGTGTTAACTGCTGGGCGCGCTTTTTGTGCGGAGGGGGCTGTCACGCCCAGGCCTCTTACCATTCGGATGACCTCCTGAAACCGGATCCGCTGGCCTGCCGGGTGATGCAGGCGCGGCTGGAGGGGGCGCTCTACTATATGGCCTTGCACGAGGAGTTGTTGGGTGCTCGCTGA
- a CDS encoding S8 family serine peptidase, with protein MRRLVVCCAAIVLACFLVVEAIPVFSRQVDTHPQETSGAEEGERMVPPENPVGLFLMPVREGEEVPRETLAALGLEKGDPLGRETLLVRLPLNKVEEAKEKGVFLRPYSAADRLAPGLQGKKGSEQEIEVLVTLFRSSDREGFVRKVPELGGEVLAGLEGEGRVLRLRLPEGALAELAASPEVVYVEPAQEYRFYNERARDLVGAAFLQAAGFLSPEWMGLSGRGQIIGLADSGIDAGSPGDIHPDLQSLPGQMPKVVMLKSWAGAATAADFNGHGTHMAATVAGTGAASQGRFKGIAPGASIYFQGLLDESGKLTPPPDLTVLFEPAYAAGVRVHINGWGGEKGGYFGTASQIDRFLRRCPDFLAVFSAGNGGPQAGKLTPEAYSKNALVVGASQSPHPLFNPAQNDAGSISSFSSRGPTADGRIKPELYAPGSLISARSRLADLPSALSDGYTYLEGTSMAAAVAGGGAALLREFFQRIEKLAAPSAALVKAALICGARTPQGWPNSSGFGILDLGGTVLSLWEKNFRYVDAEEGVAAGETLSYTFEVKSGESPFKATLVWTDPGAAPGAEAPLVNNLDLVVRGPEGSEWIGNSFLSDRPDDVNNVEQVVIPAPKPGIYTVYVKGKAITKGVTHRDGRPAQDFALVYGQPLVRDVVTAAGAQGPVLESGRVLAAAPQQVRFALNGEVASWPVSDNGGSLGKVLPGADVYFPPGYASRGSIYIVGRTFRAVGVQVLDAGGRYLLTEINPEARSGGLYFAPAAEKGVLINGVPAAGPASVPPGGGVTAWINPGSWEIWGAEFSFSAVEGLLGGVDMAKRELTLIGVEKTYSLAPQAALAYSDEMVDVDAADLPFGAAATPCWENLLPGLRVRLVLSPATGEVTYVAARRELAVGMIAEVDVMNRRIVLSTGRDYTVPVGVSLSLDEKEAHLQDLRPGQYAVGVLLPKTRQVLSLSAYSSFLYGQVVYTSLRDGTIYFVDNCGRSGAYRYQEDTGFYRWGLPAVAAAAEAGCWARLILKPGENLIWRLDVAETTAERREIVAGYDEETGTLITSQGRYRLTERTSITKNGYPVAAWDLVPGEEVALTPFLEGASGEPMLAAVAARTSAGTRAPELEVTASWRQGEVVLMGSTTADRLYLYPEKGDRMSIPVDGKGSFHLSFRPEKEGENFLLVVAVDGGSGGVTGRQLTVSPGTGAVFRDVAGHWAERAIEELAARGVLKGYPDGTFRPDDPITRSEFTVLVTTALGLSGGEAELPFADAGSIPSWARPAVERAYLHGLVRGSADGCFRPARKITRAEAAAVLSGALSVINFREDTPVSPPHWRDDGAIPTWARPAVERVYAAGVMTGRPNGFFAPGEILTRAEAVSAVRRLLERTP; from the coding sequence TTGAGGCGGTTGGTGGTGTGTTGTGCTGCAATAGTCCTCGCTTGCTTTTTGGTGGTAGAGGCCATCCCCGTCTTTTCCCGACAGGTGGATACGCATCCCCAGGAGACTTCCGGTGCAGAAGAGGGGGAGCGGATGGTGCCTCCGGAGAACCCTGTGGGGCTGTTTTTAATGCCCGTCCGGGAGGGGGAGGAGGTTCCCCGGGAAACCCTTGCCGCTCTCGGCCTGGAAAAGGGGGACCCGTTGGGCAGGGAAACCCTGCTGGTGCGGCTTCCCCTTAACAAGGTGGAGGAAGCGAAAGAGAAGGGGGTTTTTCTCAGGCCCTACTCTGCTGCCGACCGTTTGGCGCCTGGTTTGCAAGGGAAGAAGGGAAGCGAACAGGAAATCGAGGTGCTGGTGACCCTCTTTCGCTCTTCGGATAGGGAAGGCTTTGTCCGCAAGGTGCCGGAGCTGGGGGGAGAGGTTCTCGCCGGGCTGGAGGGCGAAGGGCGGGTGCTGCGCCTGCGTCTTCCCGAAGGGGCTCTGGCGGAGCTGGCGGCCTCCCCGGAGGTTGTCTATGTGGAGCCGGCCCAGGAATACAGGTTTTACAATGAGCGCGCCCGCGATCTCGTTGGTGCGGCCTTTTTACAGGCCGCAGGGTTCCTCTCACCGGAGTGGATGGGGCTTTCCGGGAGGGGGCAGATAATCGGGCTGGCGGACAGCGGGATTGATGCTGGTTCCCCCGGGGACATCCACCCCGATCTCCAGAGCCTCCCGGGGCAGATGCCGAAAGTGGTGATGTTGAAGTCCTGGGCGGGTGCGGCAACTGCCGCCGACTTCAACGGTCACGGCACCCACATGGCGGCCACGGTGGCCGGAACGGGAGCTGCGTCCCAGGGGAGGTTCAAGGGGATTGCACCCGGCGCCAGCATCTACTTTCAGGGGCTGCTGGACGAGAGCGGGAAGCTGACACCTCCCCCCGATTTGACGGTCCTTTTTGAGCCTGCCTACGCAGCCGGGGTGCGCGTCCACATCAACGGCTGGGGTGGAGAGAAGGGGGGTTATTTCGGGACGGCGAGCCAGATCGACCGTTTCCTGCGCCGCTGCCCCGATTTTTTGGCCGTGTTCAGCGCCGGCAACGGTGGGCCCCAGGCGGGGAAGCTCACCCCGGAGGCCTACAGCAAAAACGCCCTTGTGGTGGGGGCCAGCCAGTCGCCTCACCCCCTCTTCAACCCCGCTCAGAATGATGCCGGCTCGATCTCTTCTTTCTCCAGCCGGGGCCCCACAGCGGACGGGAGGATTAAGCCGGAGCTCTATGCCCCCGGCTCTCTGATCTCGGCGCGGTCGCGGCTGGCGGATCTCCCCTCTGCCTTAAGCGACGGTTATACCTATCTGGAGGGCACCAGCATGGCGGCGGCGGTGGCGGGAGGCGGAGCTGCCCTCCTGCGGGAGTTCTTTCAGAGGATCGAGAAGCTGGCTGCTCCTTCGGCTGCCCTGGTCAAGGCAGCTCTCATCTGTGGTGCGCGCACCCCTCAGGGTTGGCCGAACAGCAGCGGCTTCGGGATCCTCGACCTGGGGGGGACGGTCCTCTCCCTGTGGGAAAAAAACTTTCGCTATGTGGATGCCGAGGAAGGGGTGGCTGCAGGGGAGACTTTGAGTTATACCTTTGAAGTGAAGTCGGGGGAATCGCCCTTCAAAGCCACCCTGGTATGGACAGATCCGGGGGCGGCTCCCGGCGCGGAGGCTCCCTTGGTGAACAACCTCGATCTGGTGGTGCGCGGCCCGGAGGGCTCGGAGTGGATCGGAAATTCTTTTCTTTCCGACCGTCCGGATGACGTCAACAACGTAGAACAGGTTGTGATCCCCGCTCCGAAGCCGGGGATCTATACCGTTTACGTAAAAGGAAAGGCCATCACCAAGGGTGTCACCCACCGGGATGGGAGGCCGGCCCAGGATTTCGCCCTGGTTTACGGGCAGCCCCTGGTTCGGGATGTTGTCACCGCAGCAGGGGCACAGGGGCCGGTTTTGGAGTCGGGGCGCGTTCTAGCCGCTGCGCCGCAGCAGGTGCGGTTCGCCCTCAACGGTGAGGTCGCTTCCTGGCCGGTTTCGGACAACGGCGGTAGCCTCGGGAAGGTTCTTCCCGGTGCCGACGTTTATTTCCCCCCTGGGTACGCTTCTCGCGGCTCCATATACATTGTCGGGCGCACCTTCAGGGCAGTGGGGGTGCAGGTCCTCGATGCAGGGGGGAGATATCTTTTAACCGAGATCAATCCGGAGGCGCGCAGCGGAGGGCTTTACTTCGCCCCGGCTGCTGAGAAGGGGGTCTTGATCAACGGAGTCCCGGCGGCCGGCCCAGCCAGTGTTCCGCCGGGTGGGGGGGTGACTGCCTGGATCAACCCCGGGAGTTGGGAAATCTGGGGAGCGGAGTTTTCCTTCTCGGCGGTAGAGGGCCTGCTCGGGGGGGTCGATATGGCAAAAAGGGAGCTTACTCTGATCGGGGTGGAAAAAACCTACTCTCTGGCCCCCCAGGCCGCCCTAGCCTACTCCGATGAAATGGTTGATGTGGATGCAGCCGACCTCCCCTTTGGGGCAGCGGCAACCCCCTGCTGGGAGAACCTCCTGCCGGGCTTAAGGGTCAGGCTGGTGCTGTCCCCGGCAACTGGTGAGGTGACCTACGTGGCAGCCCGGCGGGAACTGGCCGTCGGGATGATCGCAGAGGTCGACGTGATGAACAGGAGGATTGTTTTGAGTACTGGGCGGGATTATACCGTTCCTGTCGGCGTTTCCCTGAGCCTGGATGAGAAGGAGGCCCATCTTCAGGACCTGCGCCCGGGCCAGTATGCTGTGGGGGTTCTGCTTCCGAAAACCCGCCAGGTCCTCTCCCTTTCCGCTTACAGCAGCTTCCTTTATGGCCAGGTTGTTTATACCAGCTTAAGGGACGGGACGATCTATTTCGTCGACAACTGCGGGAGGTCCGGTGCCTACCGCTATCAGGAGGATACCGGGTTTTACCGCTGGGGCCTCCCCGCCGTGGCAGCCGCAGCCGAAGCGGGCTGTTGGGCGCGCCTCATCCTCAAGCCGGGGGAGAACCTGATCTGGAGGCTGGATGTGGCGGAGACGACGGCAGAAAGGAGGGAGATCGTTGCCGGTTACGATGAGGAGACGGGCACGCTGATCACCTCTCAAGGAAGATACCGCTTGACCGAAAGGACTTCGATCACCAAGAACGGCTACCCGGTGGCCGCCTGGGATCTGGTCCCCGGAGAGGAGGTTGCCCTAACCCCATTTCTGGAGGGTGCTTCCGGGGAACCCATGCTGGCGGCGGTGGCGGCCAGAACGTCCGCCGGGACCAGGGCGCCGGAGCTGGAGGTCACCGCCTCCTGGCGCCAGGGGGAGGTAGTGCTCATGGGGAGCACTACTGCGGACAGGCTCTATTTGTATCCGGAAAAGGGGGACCGGATGAGCATTCCCGTCGACGGCAAGGGGAGCTTTCACCTGAGCTTCCGACCGGAGAAGGAGGGGGAGAATTTCCTGCTGGTGGTCGCCGTTGACGGGGGCAGCGGGGGGGTTACCGGCCGGCAGTTGACCGTTTCCCCCGGCACCGGTGCCGTCTTCCGGGACGTGGCCGGGCACTGGGCGGAGCGGGCCATCGAGGAACTGGCCGCCCGGGGGGTGCTGAAAGGCTATCCTGACGGCACCTTCCGGCCGGACGACCCCATCACCAGGTCGGAGTTTACGGTCCTCGTCACCACTGCCCTGGGCTTATCAGGAGGTGAGGCTGAGCTCCCCTTTGCCGACGCCGGCTCCATCCCCAGTTGGGCGAGGCCGGCGGTAGAACGGGCTTACTTGCACGGCCTTGTCAGAGGGAGCGCTGACGGGTGCTTCCGGCCGGCCAGGAAGATCACCCGGGCGGAGGCGGCGGCGGTCTTGAGCGGGGCGCTGAGTGTTATTAACTTCAGAGAGGATACCCCTGTCTCCCCACCGCACTGGCGGGATGACGGGGCGATTCCCACCTGGGCGCGGCCGGCCGTTGAGCGGGTATACGCCGCCGGCGTCATGACCGGGCGCCCGAACGGGTTCTTTGCGCCGGGGGAGATCCTGACCCGGGCGGAGGCGGTCAGCGCCGTCCGGCGCCTGCTGGAGAGGACACCTTAG
- a CDS encoding sigma-70 family RNA polymerase sigma factor, with the protein MSKPEKLRLDSDRIDVRLLIRQAQAGDKKAFEELVIIYQDKVYTLSYYLAGNHNDAQDLAQEVFLKAYSSLRSFRLESDLGTWLHRITVNTWSNMRRSRNQVLSLDDPLQTEDGEMDRPLADGDPTSDPAVALEEKEVQVMVQHAIRSLPEEYRAVLVLREMEGYTYEEIAGIMGCSLGTVKSRLNRARRALKEKILRPVDHCQRG; encoded by the coding sequence TTGTCCAAACCGGAAAAATTACGGCTGGATTCCGATCGGATAGACGTCCGGCTCCTGATCAGACAGGCACAGGCCGGAGACAAAAAGGCCTTTGAAGAACTGGTCATAATCTATCAGGATAAGGTATATACTCTGAGCTACTACCTGGCGGGGAACCACAACGATGCCCAGGACCTGGCCCAGGAGGTTTTTTTGAAGGCTTACAGCAGCCTGAGAAGCTTCCGCCTGGAGTCCGATCTCGGCACCTGGCTGCACAGGATTACCGTCAATACCTGGTCGAATATGCGGCGCAGCAGGAACCAGGTGCTCTCGCTGGACGACCCGTTGCAGACTGAGGACGGGGAAATGGATCGACCTCTCGCCGACGGCGACCCCACCAGCGATCCGGCGGTCGCCCTGGAAGAGAAAGAGGTTCAGGTAATGGTACAACATGCCATCCGTTCCCTGCCGGAGGAGTACCGCGCCGTGCTGGTGCTGCGGGAAATGGAGGGCTATACCTACGAGGAGATCGCCGGGATCATGGGATGCTCCCTGGGAACCGTTAAATCCCGCCTCAACAGAGCACGCCGGGCACTGAAGGAAAAGATCTTGCGGCCGGTCGATCACTGCCAGAGGGGGTGA
- a CDS encoding MBL fold metallo-hydrolase, producing MGYSEKDNNKGTCGHGRKIAEALEILRRPENRLKVVDYSLPYGGGAISLIGIFDCDPERNLGDYQNMSYYLLTGDAEKSSAVIDPGLRDAGWIRDLLGIADCDVIFTHFHLDHWIGYEPFSSCRFYSSPLCKAVLTQMVGAERTGKSIFVEGRLNDYHRRPLPLRAANDAERFLPLRVEISPVTAENPYRNEALALEFFELPFGQTEGTLYGILQTEQIKILFAGDLFVNINGELKVEPHYAFKPKTMVIADVIVMLRTILGREPGAAVSTVEASHMKKIAIPDLIALGHGVIDFREYRPHINHLLEELEELIRINREHII from the coding sequence ATGGGCTACTCTGAAAAGGACAACAACAAAGGAACGTGCGGGCACGGCCGGAAAATAGCAGAGGCGCTGGAGATCCTCAGAAGGCCGGAGAACAGGCTTAAGGTTGTGGACTATTCCCTTCCCTACGGCGGCGGGGCCATATCCCTCATCGGCATCTTCGACTGCGATCCCGAACGCAATCTGGGCGACTACCAGAACATGAGCTACTACCTCCTGACGGGGGATGCCGAAAAAAGTTCCGCGGTCATCGACCCGGGTCTCAGGGATGCAGGCTGGATCCGGGATCTTCTGGGGATCGCCGACTGCGATGTGATTTTTACCCACTTTCATCTCGACCACTGGATCGGTTACGAACCCTTCAGCAGCTGCAGGTTTTACTCCTCACCCCTCTGCAAGGCCGTTCTCACCCAGATGGTCGGGGCGGAAAGAACGGGGAAGAGCATCTTCGTTGAAGGGCGCTTGAACGATTACCACCGCCGCCCTCTGCCGCTGCGCGCCGCCAACGACGCCGAGCGGTTTCTCCCCTTAAGGGTAGAGATCAGCCCGGTCACCGCCGAAAACCCCTACCGCAACGAAGCCCTCGCCCTGGAGTTTTTCGAGCTCCCCTTCGGCCAGACCGAGGGCACCCTTTACGGAATCCTGCAGACGGAGCAGATCAAGATCCTCTTCGCCGGTGACCTCTTCGTCAATATCAACGGTGAACTCAAAGTAGAGCCTCATTATGCCTTCAAGCCGAAAACAATGGTGATCGCCGATGTCATCGTGATGCTGCGCACCATTCTCGGAAGGGAACCGGGAGCAGCGGTAAGCACTGTGGAGGCCTCTCACATGAAAAAAATCGCCATCCCCGATCTCATCGCCCTCGGTCACGGCGTCATCGACTTTCGGGAATACCGCCCTCACATCAACCACCTTTTGGAGGAACTGGAGGAGCTGATCCGCATCAACAGAGAACACATCATTTAA
- a CDS encoding M23 family metallopeptidase: MDTANSHNSKGSQKAPLLSSVQCQPLLDRWCVAKSRLSSRFGSLAPGLQGVRQEVMSWLDERRKWVLGDLRRCGRGIVGFLVDLRTGKRGVKRGFWKNPRFYAAVLAGCLLGGNFLLMARQHLACAAYYGDERIGLISSQKAGEEMRLKVEEALERELGQDVFLPSSLVYKTCMASRVEMDSLQQFEAALRELPWMTNAVEMCIDGEPVFILADRKAAQELLNRFRDGFLSGESGEKVESFEFQEEITFRSRRVAVQDVLSVEDALTVLNGGTSRVKTYVVKEGDNLWSIARAHGLLVEDIFQANPQLTSERLDVGQEIRLALEEPLLHVMITSTLVKKEVLPPETRTQLNDSLRRGQTKVISSGESGEAMVVYRLVRRNDRVVERQEIGRQVLKEPKPRIVAKGTKSTVTAVAARGSGSGVLRWPVSGRITSGFGYRGGEFHGAIDIAAAAGTAVRAAAGGRVISAGWQGGYGYTVAIDHGNGMVTRYAHLSRISVGTGESVAAGEVIGAVGSTGRSTGPHLHFEVVVGGSKKNPLNYLR; the protein is encoded by the coding sequence ATGGATACCGCCAATTCGCACAACTCGAAGGGCAGCCAAAAAGCCCCTCTCTTATCTTCGGTCCAGTGCCAACCCCTGTTGGATAGATGGTGTGTCGCGAAGTCTCGTCTCTCCAGCCGCTTCGGTTCCCTGGCGCCGGGGCTGCAGGGCGTCCGGCAGGAGGTGATGAGCTGGCTGGATGAGCGGAGAAAGTGGGTCTTGGGAGACTTAAGGCGGTGCGGAAGAGGAATCGTCGGTTTCCTGGTGGATCTGAGGACCGGCAAGCGGGGCGTGAAGCGGGGCTTCTGGAAAAACCCCCGTTTTTACGCAGCCGTGCTTGCCGGTTGTCTTTTAGGCGGCAACTTTCTGCTGATGGCACGCCAGCACCTGGCCTGCGCAGCTTACTACGGTGACGAGAGGATCGGGCTGATCTCTTCGCAGAAGGCTGGAGAAGAAATGCGGTTGAAGGTGGAGGAAGCCCTGGAAAGGGAGCTCGGCCAGGATGTCTTTCTCCCTTCTTCCCTCGTTTATAAGACCTGTATGGCATCAAGGGTGGAGATGGACTCCCTGCAGCAATTCGAGGCCGCCCTCCGGGAGCTCCCCTGGATGACGAATGCCGTGGAAATGTGCATCGACGGCGAGCCTGTTTTTATCCTGGCGGACCGGAAGGCGGCGCAGGAGCTTCTCAACCGCTTCCGGGATGGCTTCCTCTCCGGAGAGAGCGGAGAAAAGGTGGAAAGCTTTGAGTTTCAGGAGGAGATCACCTTTCGTTCCCGCCGGGTGGCGGTGCAGGATGTGCTCTCTGTGGAGGATGCCCTGACGGTGCTCAACGGGGGAACGTCACGGGTGAAGACCTATGTCGTCAAGGAGGGCGACAACCTCTGGAGCATAGCAAGGGCTCACGGCCTGCTGGTTGAGGATATCTTCCAGGCCAACCCGCAGCTGACGTCGGAAAGGCTGGATGTCGGTCAGGAGATCCGGCTGGCCCTTGAAGAGCCCCTCCTTCATGTGATGATCACCAGCACCCTGGTCAAGAAGGAGGTGCTGCCGCCCGAGACGCGAACCCAGCTCAACGACAGCCTCCGCAGAGGCCAGACGAAGGTGATCAGTTCCGGTGAAAGCGGGGAGGCCATGGTGGTCTACCGGTTGGTGCGCCGCAACGATAGAGTGGTGGAGCGCCAGGAAATCGGGCGTCAGGTGCTGAAAGAGCCGAAGCCGCGGATCGTGGCTAAAGGGACCAAGTCCACGGTGACTGCTGTGGCGGCGCGCGGTTCCGGCAGCGGCGTCCTGCGCTGGCCGGTTTCCGGAAGGATTACCTCCGGCTTCGGCTACCGCGGGGGTGAGTTTCACGGAGCGATCGATATCGCCGCCGCTGCGGGAACGGCAGTCCGGGCCGCAGCAGGAGGCCGGGTAATTTCCGCTGGCTGGCAGGGCGGCTACGGCTATACCGTTGCAATCGATCATGGGAACGGGATGGTGACGCGCTACGCCCACCTTTCCCGGATCAGCGTCGGGACCGGCGAGAGCGTGGCGGCGGGAGAGGTGATCGGCGCCGTGGGCTCCACCGGGAGGTCGACCGGCCCGCACCTCCATTTTGAGGTGGTAGTAGGGGGGAGCAAGAAGAACCCCTTAAACTACCTGCGCTAA